In the Vanessa cardui chromosome 10, ilVanCard2.1, whole genome shotgun sequence genome, one interval contains:
- the LOC124532945 gene encoding cyclin-dependent kinase 1, with the protein MDDFLKIEKIGEGTYGVVYKGKNKITGQFVAMKKIRLESEDEGIPSTAIREISLLKELNHPNIVKLEDVLMEESRLYLIFEFLSMDLKKYMDSLGSGKFMDPTVVKSYLYQINNAILYCHQRRILHRDLKPQNLLIDKTGIIKVADFGLGRAFGVPVRVYTHEVVTLWYRAPEVLLGSQRYSCPIDMWSVGCIFSEMSSKKPLFQGDSEIDQLFRIFRMLRTPTEDIWPGVSSLPDYKPTFPNWTTFNLHNHVQNLDETGMDLLQKMLVYDPVRRISAKDARRHRYFRDVKLPPGLATHAPYIRYTADGSPDTDNTVQSV; encoded by the exons ATGGATGATTttcttaaaatagaaaaaattggCGAAGGCACCTATGGAGTAGTgtataaaggaaaaaataaaataaccggACAGTTTGTTGCTATGAAGAAAATTAGGTTGGAATCTGAAGATGAAGGCATTCCCTCGACAGCTATACG AGAAATTTCCCTGCTAAAAGAATTAAATCACCCGAATATTGTCAAGCTGGAAGATGTTCTCATGGAAGAATCTCGCCTCTATCTTATATTCGAATTTTTATCAATGGATTTAAAGAAATACATGGATTCTCTGGGATCAGGCAAA TTCATGGATCCCACAGTAGTGAAAAGTTACCTGTACCAGATAAACAATGCCATCTTGTACTGCCATCAACGTCGCATACTACACAGAGACTTGAAGCCTCAGAATCTTCTCATTGATAAAACTGGTATTATCAAG GTGGCAGACTTTGGTCTTGGACGGGCTTTTGGTGTACCAGTGAGGGTATACACTCATGAAGTGGTAACCCTTTGGTACAGAGCACCGGAAGTCCTGCTTGGCAGCCAAAG GTATTCATGCCCGATTGACATGTGGTCAGTGGGATGTATCTTCTCAGAGATGTCCTCAAAGAAGCCTTTATTTCAAGGGGATTCAGAAATTGATCAACTCTTCCGCATATTCag AATGTTAAGAACACCTACTGAAGACATTTGGCCGGGTGTATCTTCACTACCAGACTACAAACCCACATTCCCCAACTGGACTACTTTTAATCTTCATAACCAT GTGCAAAACCTAGACGAGACTGGTATGGACCTCCTCCAGAAAATGCTCGTGTACGACCCGGTGCGACGCATCAGTGCGAAGGATGCGCGCCGACACCGCTACTTCCGTGACGTGAAGCTGCCGCCCGGCCTCGCCACGCACGCGCCCTACATACGCTACACCGCAGACGGCTCGCCAGACACTGACAACACAGTGCAGAGTGTCTAA